The DNA window GATGTCTTCGCCGGACGTGGCGGCCAACAGGGTGGGCAGCCCGCGCACCCGCGGCTCGACCGAGACCAGCTTCGCCAGGGTCGGCTCGTCGCAGACCAGCACCGCGGCGCCGTGCACCGCGATCCGCGCCTTGTCCTGCCAGTACCGCTCCAGTGAGCCGTGCCAGGGAAGGTGCTCCTCGTAGAGGTTGGTGACGACGGCCACCCGCGGCGACCGGGTGATCCAGAAGCACTGGTAGCTCGACAGCTCCGCGACGACCGCGGCCGGGCCCGGCGGCACGGCCAGCAGCGGCAGGCCGATGTTCCCGGCGAGCACGGCGCCCGCGTCGGTGCCGGTCGGCTGGCTCAGGATGGCGTGGATGAGGGACGCCGTGGTGCTCTTGCCCTTGGTGCCGGTGACCCCGACCGCCCGCTCGGCCTCGGACTCGAGCCAGACCGCGGAGCCCGAGGTCAGGTGGATCTCCTTCGCCCGCAGCGTCTCCAGGAACGGGTGGGTCCTCGGTATCCCGGGGCTCACCACGACGAGGTCGCAGTCGAGCAGCCGCTCCAGGCTGCCGGCGCCCCAGTTGTACTCGACCCCGGGGAGAGTCTCGGCCACGTCCGCGGACGCCTCCCGCTCATCCACGACGACCACCCCGGCGGGCGAAGCCGCGACGGCGCCGAGGACGGCGCGCCCCTCCAGGCCGAGACCCCAGATCCCGACGCGCCTGGTGGCGATCTCAGCCAAGCGCATCGAGTGCCTCGCGGAAGGGCCGCGGGATGAAGTGGGTGGCCGAGGGCTCGAGCAACGCGGCGTCGAGCCCCGGGGCCGGGGTCTGGCCCTTGGCGTGCATCTCGTCGGTGAGCGGCCCCACCAGCCGGGCCTGGACCCACCCGGGATCGCGCCCCAGCAGGGCCAGGGCGACCAGAGCCTCGTCGTACTCGCCGACGCATTCGAAGGGCTTGTGCCCGCGAAGACCCAGGATCTCCAGGTAGCCGTCGAGGTTCGCCGGGTCGTCGAGCATGTTTCCCCCGAAGATCTCCGTCAGCCGACCGCTCGAAAGGAAAGGGGCGAGCACCAGGAAGACGAACTGGCACTTCGGGCATTCACGGCACCAGGACGACGCCCGCTTGGACTCGTCGATCCGGAAGCTGCGGTTACAGCTGGTGAAAGCCTCGAAATAGGCCGGCAACCCGGCGAACCGACGGGCGATCTCCAGCTCCGAGAGCGGGCGAAGCAGCGAGAAGTACGCGTCGGCACCGGTTCCTCCGGAAGCAGCTCCCCCGGAACTCTCCAGCGCCGAACGGAGCAAAGCCTCGAAATGAATGCTCTTCGACCACTGATGATTGATGGTGTGGCCGTTCCAGGAGAGGTTTCCGTATTCCGCCGACCGCTCGTTGGACATGACCACCGGGCCGAGGCCCAGGCGCTCCGCGGCCATCAGGGCGATCAGGCTGACGACCGCGGTGACGGGCACATGGCCGTTGTGAGCCCCCTGCCGGTTGGCCTCGAGCAGGGCGGGGTCGATCGACCTCTGGGCGGAGACCAGTGGCTGCCCGCTGACCCGCGCGCAGCGGGTGATCGGCGCGAACGTGTTGACGGAGAAGAGCACCGGGTCGAAGCCCGCGGCCTTCAGCGACTCGATCGTGACCACGGAGTCCTTGCCGCCGCCGACCGGAACGAGCGGCGCGGCCGGCGCCGCGGCCACCGCGCCGCCAGCTTCGCCACCGCCGCGAGCTCCGCTGCCGCCGCCGGCAGCTCCGCCGCCGACCGCGCCCGTGATCTCGTCGGGGACCTCGTCCAGGCGCTTGCCCGTGATCTGGGGCGTGAGGGCGCCGGGCAGCTGGTTGCGGAACGCGAATTCGCCGAGCCCGTTCCTGATCAGCTCCGACAGGAACGTGTGCTCTCCGTCGGTGAGACCGAACCCCACCCGGACGGTGCCGGGAGCGGCCGCCTTGTAGTAGCTCAGGCCACTCGCCAGTGCCAGCAGCCGAGCCGTCCGCGCCGACGGCACTCCAGCGGGCCGGCCCTGGTTCCCGTTCGGGAGGCGGATCGTCTCGACGAACTCGATGCTCCCAGCCTGCCCCAGCAGTGAGTAGAAGGCGCGAAAGGTCTCCCCGGTCGAATCGAAGGAATAGCCCTCATAGGAGAATTCGCTGAATCCAGCCGGATCGAACATCGTGCTCGGATTTCCTCCCGCGCTCGACCGTGCAGTTTATCGTCGTGCAGCTTATCGTCGTGCGACTCATCACCGTGCCAGCACTGGAGGCCAATCCTACCAGCGAGCCACAGTGAGCACGGAGCGCACCCGACCCGGCCGGGCCCGCGCCGGTTTTCTTACCGCGCCAGGGGAATATCAGGGCCGTGGTCCGCGCCCCAGGACGACCAGGGCACTCCGGGCGCCGCGCCAACCGGTGGGCGCAGGTCGTCCCACCAGCACGCCCGCGGATCATACCGGGCCAGAAACGGCCGGTTCACCAGTCCCGGATCACGGCATTGCAGGAATCTCAGCGCGATGTACTTCTCCGCACCCACGGTATGAACACCGTCGACCACCACCTTTCCCGGCGTGGCGGACATCACCGGCCCACGGACGGTGCGTCCCAGACCGGACACGGAGCGGTAGGCGGCGCTGAAGATCTCGTAGGCGCGCAGCAGCGCGACCTCGAAGTAGCCACGCGGCCCGGTGTCACGCTCCACGAACATGTAGTACGGAACCATGCCGAGCCGCACCTGGCGCTGCCACATGGCCGCCCAGGACCCGGCGTCGTCGTTCACGGAGCGGATGACCGGGCCCTGGGTCCGGATCACCGCGCCGGTCGCGAGCACCCGGCGCACCGCGTGCTCGGCGAGGTCGGTCTCCAGCTCACGCGGGTGTGAGTAGTGGGCCATCAGGGCGAGGCTGCGCCCGCTGGCCACAACTCGTTCGAACAGCCGCAGGGTGTCGTCGGCCCCCGGATCCGTGACGAACCGCGCGGGCCAGTACGACAACGACTTCGTGCCGATCCGGATCGACTGCAGATGCCCGAGCCCGGGTTCGTCGAGCAGCGGCAGCACGCACCGCGCCAGCATCTCGGCCGACATCACCATCGGGTCGCCCCCGGTGATCAGGACGTCGGTGACCTCGGGATGCGCATGTACGTACCTCACGAGGTCGTCCACGTTCCGCGAGGCCATCCGCAGGTGCGGCTCCTGGACGAACTGCGCCCACCGGAAGCAGTAGGTGCAGTACGCGTGGCAGGTCTGCCCGTGGGCGGGGAAGTACAGGACGGTCTCGGGATACTTGTGCTGGAGCCCGTCCAGGCGGGTGCCGGCGAGCTCCGGGACGTTGAGCTCCCGCTGGCCCGCCGGATGCGGGTTGAGCGCCGCACGCACCGCCGCCGCGGCGGCCTGGACCTCACGCGTGGGCGCGCCGCGCGCCAGGAGCTGGGCGATCGGCGCCACCTGCTCGGCGGGCAGCATGTCCGGCTGCGGGAAGACCAGCCGGTAGATCGGGTCGTCGGGGGCC is part of the Parafrankia irregularis genome and encodes:
- the murD gene encoding UDP-N-acetylmuramoyl-L-alanine--D-glutamate ligase translates to MRLAEIATRRVGIWGLGLEGRAVLGAVAASPAGVVVVDEREASADVAETLPGVEYNWGAGSLERLLDCDLVVVSPGIPRTHPFLETLRAKEIHLTSGSAVWLESEAERAVGVTGTKGKSTTASLIHAILSQPTGTDAGAVLAGNIGLPLLAVPPGPAAVVAELSSYQCFWITRSPRVAVVTNLYEEHLPWHGSLERYWQDKARIAVHGAAVLVCDEPTLAKLVSVEPRVRGLPTLLAATSGEDIVDRDGTRLLTVRELPPHLRAGHLVSSVRLAVLAAGAALETPLSPDAVHRGLAGHAPLPHRLETISRDGGLVWVDDTLSTTANSVVAAVEAFDAEHTILIVGGQDRGISYQPLNDFLLGSPRRVDVIAIPSNGLAVVAEFGERHPDRVHPARGLREAVALAARLGSLGSHVILSPGAPSYDRYANYAEKSAEFHDAVTRLYSPSPQIA
- a CDS encoding KamA family radical SAM protein yields the protein MTTRETLRPISAPAIPRFYNAASLDGLLRRAGLAGPDRLMARAVAAVLPFRVNDYVVDALIDWDAAPDDPIYRLVFPQPDMLPAEQVAPIAQLLARGAPTREVQAAAAAVRAALNPHPAGQRELNVPELAGTRLDGLQHKYPETVLYFPAHGQTCHAYCTYCFRWAQFVQEPHLRMASRNVDDLVRYVHAHPEVTDVLITGGDPMVMSAEMLARCVLPLLDEPGLGHLQSIRIGTKSLSYWPARFVTDPGADDTLRLFERVVASGRSLALMAHYSHPRELETDLAEHAVRRVLATGAVIRTQGPVIRSVNDDAGSWAAMWQRQVRLGMVPYYMFVERDTGPRGYFEVALLRAYEIFSAAYRSVSGLGRTVRGPVMSATPGKVVVDGVHTVGAEKYIALRFLQCRDPGLVNRPFLARYDPRACWWDDLRPPVGAAPGVPWSSWGADHGPDIPLAR